A genomic region of Microtus ochrogaster isolate Prairie Vole_2 unplaced genomic scaffold, MicOch1.0 UNK243, whole genome shotgun sequence contains the following coding sequences:
- the LOC101995067 gene encoding heterogeneous nuclear ribonucleoprotein C, with the protein MASNVTKKTDPRSMNSRVFIGNLNTLVVKKSDVEAIFSKYGKIVGCSVHKGFAFVQYVNERNARAAVAGEDGRMIAGQVLDINLAAEPKVNRGKAGVKRSAAEMYGSSFDLDYDFQRDYYDRMYSYPARVPPPPPIARAVVPSKRQRVSGNTSRRGKSGFNLKSGQRGSSSKSGKLKGDDLQAIKKELTQIKQKVDSLLESLEKIEKEQSKQADLSFSSPVEMKNEKSEEEQSSASVKKDETNVKMESEAGADDSAEEGDLLDDDDNEDRGDDQLELIKDDEKEAEEGEDDRDSANGEDDS; encoded by the coding sequence ATGGCTAGCAACGTTACCAAAAAGACAGATCCCCGATCCATGAATTCCCGTGTATTCATTGGGAATCTCAATACTCTTGTGGTCAAGAAGTCTGATGTGGAGGCAATCTTTTCAAAGTATGGCAAAATTGTGGGTTGCTCTGTGCATAAGGGCTTTGCCTTTGTCCAATATGTTAACGAAAGGAATGCCCGGGCAGCTGTAGCTGGAGAGGATGGCAGAATGATTGCTGGCCAGGTTTTAGATATTAATCTGGCTGCAGAGCCAAAAGTGAACCGAGGAAAAGCAGGTGTGAAACGATCTGCAGCGGAGATGTACGGTTCCTCATTTGATTTGGACTATGACTTTCAACGGGATTATTATGACAGGATGTATAGTTACCCAGCAcgtgttcctcctcctcctcctattgcTCGAGCGGTGGTGCCTTCTAAACGCCAACGTGTTTCTGGAAACACCTCTCGGAGGGGCAAAAGTGGATTTAATTTGAAGAGTGGACAACGGGGCTCTTCTTCCAAATCCGGAAAATTGAAAGGTGATGACCTTCAGGCCATTAAGAAGGAGCTGactcagataaaacaaaaagtgGATTCTCTGCTGGAAAGCctggaaaaaattgaaaaagaacaaagcaaacaagcagacTTGTCCTTCTCCTCCCCAGTAGAGATGAAGAATGAGAAGTCggaggaggagcagagcagcGCCTCTGTGAAGAAAGACGAGACGAACGTCAAGATGGAGTCTGAGGCGGGCGCAGATGACTCTGCCGAGGAGGGCGACCTGCTGGATGATGACGACAATGAGGATCGAGGGGATGATCAGCTGGAGCTGATCAAGGATGATGAaaaagaagctgaggaaggagaggatgaCAGAGACAGCGCCAATGGGGAGGATGACTCCTAA